CTGCGATGCGCCGCTGCCGCCGCCCGGTTGCTCGGCCGCAAGGAGGCAGAAGCAGCGCTTCGGGATACCGTTCTGCTCACCGCGCCCGGCGACGATCCGGGGCCGGCCGGAGCCGTGTTATTGGCCTTTCAAAAGCTGGCAGGCAAAAGGCAGACGGTCGGCAGCAAACTTCTGGAAGATTTCGCGGGGCTGATGGGGTTGCGCCGGGAGGGGATGAGCGAAATCGTCGACATCTTCGATGGTGCGGTGCAGTCCGGGCGTGCCGTGCCGTTCGCGGTCGCCGCGCTGGTGACGCAAATTTGCTCGGCACAGCCGGATGCCGAGATCCTTGCCTGGTGGCTGGCCGACCGGCTCTTGGGCGAAAAACTCGGCTGGGAATGTTGCCTGCCGCTGATGATGGCCGAACGCTATGGCGCGGCCTTCCGCACGATCGGGGGCAGGGGGCGGTTGCGGCCCGGCGACGATGGGTTTGAGCGGGCAGTGTGCCTGGCGCTGGTCACGGGCGCCGGCGCGGCACTGCGAAGTGCTGGTGAGATTGCCGGGCGCGCAGAGAGGCTGCAGGCGATTGCACCAAAGGTCCGGACCAAGGGCGCGGAGATCGTGGTCCACCAATTGCTCGCCGAGGACGCCGTGTCGGCCGCGGCGCCCGGATCCAAACTGTCGCGCTGGGCCAGCCGGCGCTTGTTTGAGCGGCTCGAAAGTTTTGGCGCCGTGCGTGAACTCTCGGGCCGGGCATCGTTCCGGATTTATGGGTTGTGATCATGGCCGGAGCAAGCGCATCAAAGGCAGAAAGAGCGAGGAGCAAGACGAGGTCCGAGGACAATGTCCTCATTGATCGCGAGCTGGAGGACCTGCCCCCGGATTTGCGCTGGCGCGAATGGATGCTGCGGGCCGAGGCGGTGATGTTTGCTTCTGCCGAGCCGGTCAGCCGCGAGATCTTGGTGCGCGTGGTGGGCAACGACTGCAGCATCGATCTCTTGATCGACGACCTGCGCGAGGAGCTTCGTGCCCGTCCTTATGACATCGTCGCGGTTGCTGGCGGCTGGCAGCATCGAAGCCGTACAGCCTATGGTCCGGTGATCCGCGCCTCGCACGCGCCGACACGCTCTGCGTCCGCATTGCTCTCCGAACATGAGGCAGCGCTGCTGATGGCGATCGCCTACCTTCAGCCGGTGACACGCGGCGAACTGTCGAAAATGTTCGGCAAGGAGGTGAGCCGCGACACGATTGCCGGCCTCCGCGATGCCGCCTTCATCGCCTCCGGCCCGCGCAGCCCGACGCCGGGCGCCCCCTATACCTACGTCACGACGAGGCAGTTCCTGTCCGTCTTCGGTCTCGAGACGCTGCGGGACCTGCCCGACATCGAGCGGCTGGAAGATGCCGGACTGCTCAGCCGGCATACGCTTGCGCGGGAAGCGTTCGCGGAAGAAGGCGCCGATGGTGACGAGCAGGACTAGCTGTGAGCCCATCTGGTCGGCATGACGGGCTGCCATTAGCGCTGGCGTGCGATCGACCAGGATGGCCATGTGCTCGGCGAAATCGTCCAGGCTCGCCGCAACGCCAAGGCTGCCAGGCGCCTTCTGATCCGGCTGATGAAGAAGCAGGGATGCCTTTCCGAGCCCATCGTCACTGACAAGCTTCGCTCCTACGGCGCTGCAAAGATCATACCCACAGTCGAGCACCAATCGGACAAGGGATTGAACCACCGAGCCGAAAACTCGCGTCTCGTGTGGCGAAAACGGGAGCGGGTGATGCCGTCAGCTTGCGGCCGACGTGCTCAACGGAGAGGTTTACGGCGCTGACGGCGCTGACGGCGCTGACGTCGCGCAGGACACGCGGTGTGAATGCAATGGAACTCATGGCCAGGCGGTTGCGCTTGAGCGTTGTCTCCGTTTTCGCCCCTCCAACCGGACTATTGGGGGAACACTCTCGACGATTTCGCGCAAGTTCTCGAATTCGCTACGTGATGAAGCAGCCGCTTTTCATTTCCTGTGCTCATCCCCTCTCCGATTGGTGGGACTGATCTAGGAATGTTTCCTCAAGGGCGACCCGGGAATGCGACAAGGCATTGCGAACCCGACTGTCTGGCCGAGGGGATCTCTCAAAAAATAAAATCAGATCCGTGCAGGTCGGCCAAATCAATTCCTTGAATGCGAAGCGAATCCTTGCCGGCGTGGAGAGTGATGTCGGCGCCGGTATCGATTGCATGTGCCTTGAAGTCGGCAAAGCTCGAGATCATCTGCGAGCCGCGCAGATCGATTCGATCGAGGCCGGCCACGAAGTCGGCGATGGTGTCGTCTCCGTAGCTCTTGCCGAAGACAAAGACATCCACCTCGGTGCCTCCGAACAGGACATCGTTGCCTTTGTGCCCGTCCAGCCGGTCCTTGCCTGCCAGTCCCTGGATGACATTGAAGGCCGAGTTGCCGTCCAGATGGTTGTTCAGTTCGTTGCCCGTGGCTCCACCCGCCGCCTTGCCGATCAGGACCAGATCCTCGACATGGGCGTTGAGGATGTAACCGACGGTGGACTTGACCATGTCCCTGCCGCCGTTTTCGGATTCCGAGATGCTGACGCTCGCGTCGTCGGTGATCAAGATGTCGTTGCCGCTGTCTGTGCTTATCACGTGATCGACAGAGCCTCCCCGGTTGTCGAACACGTCATTGCCCGAACCAAGGCTGATCGTGCCTTTCATGACGCCGCGATTGGTGATGACGTCGGCGAGTTCGCCGCCATTGACCGCATAGTAATAGGCTTCGATCGTGCCATGATTGATGATCCTGCCGGCACCACCTTCACCCTGCACGTTGATCGCGGTATCGGTGTCGCCGCAAAGGATCTCCGCGCCGGGGCGGTTGACGATCTTGACCAGGCCAGAATTGGACCAAATGCCGGTGCCTGCGTTGATCGTCCCGTCATTTATGATCTTCCCGCCAAGCTCGGCGAATATGCCCACCCCACCGACCGTGATGTCGCCGTGGTTGGTGATGCTTTGATGCCGGCCGTTTGCCTGAATGCCCATTTGCCCCTGGACCACGCCCAGGTCACCAACGATGAGGCGCGTGTCGCGCCCGCCGAGGACAATGCCATCGTCGTCACCCTCGGCGCCGCCAATCACGGCTCCGTTGACGACGATCGTGTTGCCATGTGCTCCTTTGACTTCCGATAGCGCGGTTTCGTGGAAGACCTGGCCGGTGACGATCAATGCCGATGTGTCGATGACCCAGGTATTGCCGGACCCTTTGATGATGAGGGGCTGGCTCGTATTGCTTGATATGATGTGCTTGCTCACCAGGTGCTCCTGCATGGATCGGTTGATAGAACCGCCACTCGGCCGCATCCACGATGACCAAAGGCGCTCGAAGTCGCCTCTACCCTGGCAAATTGCAGTGACGTGACGCTGCAGCGTCGGTTTTTATTCGCAAGGCGACGCCAGATTACGATAGAAAGCCGCCGAGCGTTTCGACGGGCCTATTGTCGCTCGGCACTCAATCCTGAGATTGCGAGCGTTCATCCAAGGTCTGGCATTAGATCGAGACTGGCGGACGTGAACCGGTTCCGGACGAACAGATGCCTCCCGGAAGCCGCCCGCGCCGAGTTTCCGCGGTGCGCGGCTGCAAGGTTGTCACCGTCCGATCGGCCCGATAGCGTGCGAAGTGGTTGTAGACTTGCCGGGTTGTTAGCCGCAGCTCGGCCGCGGCACGCGTGATGGCAGACCGCCTCGGGCCGCCGTCATTAAGAATCTTGTCCTACTCACGCGCTATGCGGCGCGCCGTCGACCACTGCTCGTCCGAGATCGCTTGAGGCGTCGTCGGTGTTCGCGCGCGCAGTCTCTTTGGCAAAGCTGGAGCTTCACTGAAATCGTTAGCGGAAAATCGTGTCGTAATTGTCGGCTAAACCCAACGGGCGTATGACACTTGCCGGTTTGAAATCACAAACCAAAAGCCACATCGGCACTGGCGCGCCTCGACGAGCGCATCGCCCGATCGCCGGTCGGAGCAGGATGGATCGAGCGATGCCATTTCGCGGATGCCTGCGCCTCGCTCTGGGTCGACGGGGAGCTTGTCCATCTCGAGGACCTCATCCTGCACGATGCCGGCGCCGATATCCGTGCCCCGAGCCACGAGCTCACCATCGCCCGCGACGTGCTGCGCGCCCGTCGCCGGATCGCCGCGCAGCCGCCGGGCTGGGCGCTGAGCGTGGATGGCGTGCGCAGCCTGCGCGGGCAGGCGTGACCTGCACCATCACATGATGCCGATAGCGCCGTGGTGAGCAGCAGCGCCGCGCCGAATGTCGATATGACCGGAGTACGGGAGGGGGAGTGGGACGGCGAGAACGACGCCGATCCTCTCGCGGCCGCGTTCGCCGCCATCGATGCGGCGGTGGCGCGCTTGCAGTCGGCGTTAGCGGAAGCCAAGGCGCCGGGTTGGCGTATCGTGCAGGACCGGGATCCGCTGGTCTACGATCTCGACTGGGACGAGGACGAACGCCTGGACGAATGGCGCAGTGTCCTCACGGAGACGGATGGCCTGCCGCCGGTGCTGCGGGCGATCGTCGTCCTTGATGCCTGGAACACATTGCA
Above is a window of Rhizobium sp. TH2 DNA encoding:
- a CDS encoding DUF1403 family protein — encoded protein: MDSPLKHALTASTWSTHLPDWALSRARDSSDLDAAFAAGIALKSLDDLVSTEPVWAGCWRARQALRCAAAAARLLGRKEAEAALRDTVLLTAPGDDPGPAGAVLLAFQKLAGKRQTVGSKLLEDFAGLMGLRREGMSEIVDIFDGAVQSGRAVPFAVAALVTQICSAQPDAEILAWWLADRLLGEKLGWECCLPLMMAERYGAAFRTIGGRGRLRPGDDGFERAVCLALVTGAGAALRSAGEIAGRAERLQAIAPKVRTKGAEIVVHQLLAEDAVSAAAPGSKLSRWASRRLFERLESFGAVRELSGRASFRIYGL
- a CDS encoding SMC-Scp complex subunit ScpB, with the translated sequence MAGASASKAERARSKTRSEDNVLIDRELEDLPPDLRWREWMLRAEAVMFASAEPVSREILVRVVGNDCSIDLLIDDLREELRARPYDIVAVAGGWQHRSRTAYGPVIRASHAPTRSASALLSEHEAALLMAIAYLQPVTRGELSKMFGKEVSRDTIAGLRDAAFIASGPRSPTPGAPYTYVTTRQFLSVFGLETLRDLPDIERLEDAGLLSRHTLAREAFAEEGADGDEQD
- a CDS encoding calcium-binding protein codes for the protein MSKHIISSNTSQPLIIKGSGNTWVIDTSALIVTGQVFHETALSEVKGAHGNTIVVNGAVIGGAEGDDDGIVLGGRDTRLIVGDLGVVQGQMGIQANGRHQSITNHGDITVGGVGIFAELGGKIINDGTINAGTGIWSNSGLVKIVNRPGAEILCGDTDTAINVQGEGGAGRIINHGTIEAYYYAVNGGELADVITNRGVMKGTISLGSGNDVFDNRGGSVDHVISTDSGNDILITDDASVSISESENGGRDMVKSTVGYILNAHVEDLVLIGKAAGGATGNELNNHLDGNSAFNVIQGLAGKDRLDGHKGNDVLFGGTEVDVFVFGKSYGDDTIADFVAGLDRIDLRGSQMISSFADFKAHAIDTGADITLHAGKDSLRIQGIDLADLHGSDFIF